The Meriones unguiculatus strain TT.TT164.6M chromosome 1, Bangor_MerUng_6.1, whole genome shotgun sequence genome has a segment encoding these proteins:
- the LOC110561349 gene encoding olfactory receptor 8B8-like, with product MAFENGSLDTEFILLGITEQPELKIPLFLLFLVIYMITALGNLTLIFLIALNSHLHTPMYFFLFNLSFIDLCYSSVITPKMLINFIQKKNVISYMGCMTQLYFFCFFVISECYVLTSMAYDRYVAICNPLLYNVALSPKVRSYLMLGSYLMGFSGAMIHTGCILRLTFCDGNTINHYFCDLRPLMQLSCTSTYVNEIELFIVAGKDIIVPTVIIFISYGFILSSILKIRSTESRSKAFSTCSSHMLAVSLFFGSGAFMYLKPNSAVSMDEGKFSSVFYTIVVPMMNPLIYSLRNKDVKIALRKTLSRRIF from the coding sequence ATGGCTTTTGAAAATGGTTCTTTGGATACTGAGTTCATTCTCTTGGGGATAACAGAGCAGCCTGAGCTCAAAATACCATTGTTCCTACTCTTTCTGGTAATATACATGATAACCGCATTGGGGAATTTGACCTTGATCTTTCTAATTGCTCTAAATTCTCACCTCCACACACCCATGTACTTTTTCTTATTTAACTTGTCTTTCATTGATCTCTGTTACTCTTCTGTGATTACACCCAAAATGCTGATAAACTTCATACAAAAAAAGAATGTTATCTCTTACATGGGATGTATGACCCAGCTGTActtcttttgcttctttgtcatttCTGAGTGTTACGTTCTGACTTCAATGGCCTATGatcgctatgtggccatctgcaatCCACTCTTGTATAATGTTGCCTTGTCTCCTAAGGTGCGCTCCTATCTTATGCTTGGTTCATATTTGATGGGGTTTTCTGGTGCTATGATACACACAGGATGCATCCTGAGACTGACCTTCTGTGATGGGAACACCATCAACCACTACTTCTGTGATCTTCGGCCTTTGATGCAGCTCTCCTGCACCAGCACCTATGTCAATGAGATAGAGCTGTTCATTGTAGCAGGAAAGGACATCATTGTACCCACTGTCATCATTTTTATCTCTTATGGattcatcctctccagcatcctCAAAATAAGATCCACTGAGAGCAGGTCTAAAGCCTTCAGCACCTGCAGTTCCCATATGCTTGCTGTTAGTCTGTTCTTTGGATCAGGTGCATTCATGTATCTCAAACCTAACTCAGCTGTATCTATGGATGAGGGAAAATTCTCTTCTGTTTTTTATACAATTGTGGTTCCCATGATGAACCCTTTAATCTATAGCCTTAGAAACAAAGATGTTAAAATTGCCCTGAGAAAAACCTTGAGCAGGAGAATATTTTGA